The Medicago truncatula cultivar Jemalong A17 chromosome 4, MtrunA17r5.0-ANR, whole genome shotgun sequence genome includes a region encoding these proteins:
- the LOC25493741 gene encoding LRR receptor-like serine/threonine-protein kinase, with the protein MPKNPWTLFFLSIFLLLPYHFFLSIAVNTQGEALLSWKITLNGSLEILSNWDPIEDTPCSWFGVSCNMKNEVVQLDLRYVDLLGKLPTNFTSLVSLTSLILTGTNLTGSIPKEIGNLVELSYLDLSDNALSGEIPIELCYLPKLEELHLNSNELVGSIPIAIGNLTKLTKLTLYDNQLSGKIPNTIRNMKNLQVIRAGGNKNLEGPIPQEIGHCSNLIMLGLAETSISGFIPPTIGLLKKLETLTIYSSHLSGQIPPEIGDCTNLQNIYLYENSLTGSIPTKLGNLKNLKNLLLWQNNLVGTIPSEIGNCYQLSVIDASMNSITGSIPKTFGNLTLLQELQLSVNQISGEIPAELGNCQQLTHVEIDNNLITGTIPSELGNLGNLTLLFLWHNKLQGNIPSTLSNCQNLEAIDLSQNLLTGPIPKGIFQLQNLNKLLLLSNNLSGKIPSQIGNCSSLIRFRANNNNITGFIPSQIGNLKNLNFLDLGSNRIEGIIPEKISGCRNLTFLDLHSNYIAGALPDSLSELVSLQFLDFSDNMIEGALNPSLGSLAALTKLILRQNRISGKIPMKLGSCEKLQLLDLSSNQLSGEIPSTIGDIPALEIALNLSTNQLSGKIPHEFSSLTKLGVLDLSHNILTGNLDYLAGLENLVVLNISFNKFSGHVPNTPFFEKLPLNVLSGNPSLCFSGNNCTGQGGGKSGRRAREARVVMIVLLCVACVLLMAALYVVLAAKRRSDQENDVERKDSDGEMVPPWEVTLYQKLDLSISDVAKCISAGNIVGHGRSGVVYKVTMPTGLTIAVKKFRSSEKFSASSFSSEIATLARIRHRNIVRLLGWGANRRTKLLFYDYLPNGNLDAMLHEGCTGLAVEWETRLKIAIGVAEGLAYLHHDCVPSILHRDVKAQNILLDDRYEACLADFGFARFVEEQPHASFSVNPQFAGSYGYIAPEYACMLKITEKSDVYSFGVVLLEIITGKRPVDPSFPDGIHVIQWVREHLKSKKDPIEVLDSKLQGHPDTQIQEMLQALGISLLCTSNRADDRPTMKDVAALLREIRHDPTTSGAEPYKPKRSEASSYSSSSVTPAQLLLLQSNSHSSSIAYSSSSTAAVYHSPRNQS; encoded by the exons AAGCTCTTCTTTCATGGAAGATAACCTTGAATGGTTCCTTGGAGATTTTGAGTAATTGGGACCCAATTGAAGACACACCATGTAGCTGGTTTGGAGTGAGTTGCAATATGAAGAATGAAGTAGTACAATTGGATCTAAGGTATGTGGATTTGCTTGGAAAACTCCCAACAAATTTCACATCATTGGTATCCTTGACTAGTCTTATCTTAACGGGAACGAATCTCACCGGTTCGATCCCTAAAGAAATAGGCAATCTTGTTGAACTCAGCTACTTGGACTTAAGTGACAATGCTTTGAGCGGCGAAATCCCAATTGAACTCTGCTACTTGCCCAAGCTCGAGGAACTTCATCTGAACTCAAACGAGCTTGTGGGATCAATACCAATTGCAATTGGTAACCTCACAAAATTAACAAAGCTGACCCTATATGACAATCAGCTCAGTGGCAAAATTCCAAACACAATCCGCAACATGAAGAATCTTCAAGTGATAAGAGCTGGAGGAAACAAGAATCTAGAAGGACCTATACCACAGGAAATTGGACACTGTTCCAATTTGATCATGTTGGGCTTAGCAGAAACAAGCATCTCAGGTTTCATTCCACCAACTATTGGACTACTAAAAAAGCTTGAAACATTAACCATTTACTCTTCACACCTCTCTGGTCAAATTCCACCTGAAATTGGTGACTGCACAAATCTTCAAAATATTTACCTTTATGAAAACTCACTCACAGGTTCCATTCCAACCAAATTAGGAAACcttaaaaatctcaaaaaccTGCTACTGTGGCAAAACAATTTAGTTGGCACTATTCCCTCAGAGATTGGAAACTGTTATCAATTATCAGTCATCGACGCATCGATGAATTCAATAACAGGAAGCATTCCCAAAACCTTTGGGAATTTAACTCTGTTACAAGAACTCCAATTAAGTGTGAATCAAATTTCTGGTGAAATTCCTGCAGAATTGGGGAACTGTCAACAACTAACACACGTGGAGATTGATAACAACCTTATAACCGGTACAATACCTTCCGAATTAGGAAACCTTGGGAATCTAACATTGTTGTTTTTGTGGCATAATAAGTTACAAGGTAATATACCTTCAACTCTTTCCAATTGTCAAAACCTTGAAGCTATTGATCTGTCACAGAATTTGTTAACTGGTCCCATACCAAAAGGTATATTTCAGCTTCAAAATCTCAACAAGCTTTTGCTTCTCTCTAATAATCTCTCTGGTAAAATTCCCTCTCAGATTGGGAATTGTTCTTCTCTTATTCGCTTCCGAGCGAATAATAACAACATTACTGGTTTTATTCCTTCTCAGATTGGTAATCTCAAGAATTTGAATTTCCTTGACCTAGGGAGTAATAGGATTGAAGGGATTATCCCGGAGAAAATCTCCGGTTGCCGGAATCTTACTTTCTTGGATTTGCATTCAAATTACATCGCCGGAGCCTTGCCGGATAGTTTGAGCGAGCTGGTTTCACTTCAATTTCTTGATTTCTCCGATAACATGATCGAAGGTGCATTGAATCCTTCTCTCGGCTCCCTTGCTGCTCTAACAAAACTTATTCTCCGGCAGAATCGAATCTCCGGTAAAATTCCGATGAAGCTTGGTTCATGTGAGAAGTTACAGTTACTTGATCTCAGCAGCAATCAACTCTCCGGTGAAATTCCTAGCACCATAGGAGACATTCCGGCACTGGAAATAGCTTTAAATCTGAGCACAAACCAACTTTCCGGCAAGATTCCTCACGAGTTTTCAAGCTTAACAAAACTCGGAGTTCTTGATTTATCTCACAACATTCTCACCGGAAACCTTGATTATCTTGCCGGATTGGAAAATCTCGTTGTTCTCAATATCTCATTCAACAAATTCTCAGGTCACGTTCCAAACACACCGTTCTTCGAGAAGCTTCCATTGAACGTTCTCTCAGGGAATCCTTCTCTTTGCTTCTCCGGCAACAATTGCACAGGCCAAGGTGGTGGAAAATCAGGTCGCCGAGCGAGGGAAGCGCGCGTGGTGATGATTGTTCTTCTTTGCGTTGCGTGTGTTTTACTCATGGCGGCGTTATACGTCGTCCTCGCAGCAAAACGACGTAGTGACCAAGAAAACGACGTGGAGCGGAAAGATAGCGACGGTGAAATGGTCCCACCTTGGGAAGTGACACTGTACCAGAAACTCGATCTGTCAATATCCGACGTGGCAAAATGTATCTCTGCTGGCAATATCGTCGGACACGGTCGATCAGGTGTCGTTTATAAAGTTACCATGCCAACAGGATTAACCATCGCGGTTAAAAAATTCCGGTCGTCGGAGAAATTCTCAGCATCGTCATTCTCATCGGAGATTGCGACGCTGGCTAGAATTCGACACCGGAATATTGTCCGGTTATTGGGTTGGGGTGCTAACAGGAGGACAAAGTTACTGTTTTATGATTATTTGCCGAACGGTAATTTGGATGCTATGTTACATGAGGGGTGTACAGGTTTAGCAGTGGAATGGGAAACACGGCTTAAGATAGCAATTGGTGTTGCTGAAGGGTTAGCTTATTTGCATCATGATTGTGTTCCTTCTATCTTGCACCGGGATGTTAAGGCGCAGAATATCTTGTTAGATGATAGATATGAAGCTTGTTTGGCTGATTTTGGGTTTGCTCGTTTCGTCGAAGAACAACCGCATGCTTCCTTTTCGGTTAATCCTCAGTTCGCCGGTTCTTACGGCTACATTGCTCCCG AGTATGCTTGTATGCTTAAAATAACAGAGAAGAGTGATGTATACAGCTTTGGTGTGGTCCTACTAGAGATAATTACAGGAAAAAGACCTGTGGATCCATCATTCCCGGATGGAATTCATGTTATTCAATGGGTTAGGGAGCATTTAAAGAGCAAGAAGGACCCAATTGAGGTTCTTGATTCAAAGCTTCAAGGTCATCCAGACACACAAATACAAGAGATGTTACAAGCACTTGGTATTTCATTATTGTGTACAAGTAATCGCGCTGACGATCGACCCACCATGAAGGATGTCGCTGCATTATTGAGAGAAATCAGGCATGACCCTACAACATCAGGTGCTGAGCCCTACAAGCCTAAAAGATCTGAAGCTTCGTCGTATTCTTCATCTTCGGTGACCCCGGCTCAGTTATTGCTTCTGCAATCAAATTCACATTCCTCATCAATTGCTTATTCTTCATCCTCAACCGCAGCAGTCTACCACTCACCAAGGAACCAATCATGA